Proteins found in one Planctomycetes bacterium MalM25 genomic segment:
- the betC_2 gene encoding Choline-sulfatase, whose protein sequence is MQRRLMIATILLATPLAWADRPNLVLAFADDLGRYASAYRDPDRPGLNDLIDTPNFDRVAREGALFDCALVSAPSCTPSRAAVLSGRNFFRNGSHAQLHHPWWDDEATDPWDGVRGFPLTLQGTGYHIGWTYKLHVDVDRMGGADHNYQSAGRRFNQFSQNASRADDPEAEKLALLDEVRQNFRSFLADREGEQPFFYWFNPTNTHRGWERGSGKKLWGLDPDELRGRLPAFLTDDPVVREDFADYLGEALAFDAAVGVLLAELEERGELDNTLLVVSGDHGAPGFPRGKTNLYDFGTQVPLAIRWPARIASGKRIGAPVSLVDLAPTFLAAADVGSEDQPDGENLLPYLRPDRPEPESAMRGWALVGRENHVQGSRAGAKPYPMRAIRTGEYLYIRNFAPDRWPVTEPPLAGVWETNGEGRRKLTPRHNDLDGGPTRTFYESKEGDPSIAGEWRLFFDRRPAEELYYVPDDPDQMRNVAEDPRYASALADLRQRLDSELNRDVDPRVVGDGTAFDRPPYAPVPGVIDEHGRVPRRKRR, encoded by the coding sequence ATGCAACGCCGCTTGATGATCGCCACGATCCTCTTGGCCACCCCTTTAGCGTGGGCAGACCGCCCGAACCTCGTGCTCGCCTTCGCGGATGACCTGGGCCGGTATGCCAGCGCGTACCGCGACCCCGACCGCCCCGGCCTGAACGACCTGATCGACACGCCGAACTTCGACCGGGTCGCCCGCGAGGGGGCGCTGTTCGACTGCGCGCTGGTCAGCGCCCCGAGCTGCACGCCGTCGCGGGCGGCGGTCCTGTCGGGGCGGAACTTCTTCCGCAACGGCAGCCACGCCCAGCTCCACCACCCCTGGTGGGACGACGAGGCGACCGATCCGTGGGACGGCGTGAGGGGCTTCCCGCTCACGCTTCAGGGGACCGGCTACCACATTGGGTGGACCTACAAGTTGCACGTCGACGTGGACAGGATGGGCGGGGCGGATCACAACTACCAATCGGCCGGACGCCGGTTCAATCAGTTCTCTCAGAACGCTTCGCGGGCGGACGATCCCGAAGCGGAGAAGCTCGCGTTGCTCGACGAGGTCCGTCAGAACTTCCGCTCGTTCCTCGCCGACCGCGAAGGCGAGCAGCCCTTCTTCTACTGGTTCAACCCGACCAACACCCATCGCGGATGGGAACGGGGATCGGGCAAGAAGCTGTGGGGCCTCGATCCCGACGAACTGCGCGGCCGCCTGCCGGCGTTCCTCACCGACGACCCGGTCGTGCGTGAAGACTTCGCCGACTACCTGGGCGAGGCGCTCGCGTTCGACGCGGCGGTTGGGGTGCTGCTGGCGGAATTGGAAGAGCGGGGCGAGCTCGACAACACCCTGCTGGTCGTCAGCGGCGACCACGGAGCGCCCGGTTTTCCGCGCGGCAAGACGAACCTGTACGACTTCGGGACCCAGGTCCCGCTCGCGATTCGCTGGCCCGCGCGGATTGCCAGTGGCAAACGGATCGGGGCGCCGGTGAGCCTCGTTGACTTGGCGCCCACCTTCCTCGCCGCGGCGGACGTCGGCTCAGAGGATCAGCCGGACGGCGAGAACCTGTTGCCCTACCTGCGGCCAGACCGGCCCGAGCCCGAGTCGGCGATGCGTGGTTGGGCGCTGGTCGGACGGGAGAACCACGTGCAGGGTTCTCGCGCGGGAGCCAAGCCCTACCCGATGCGCGCGATCCGCACGGGGGAGTACCTCTACATCCGCAACTTCGCCCCGGATCGCTGGCCGGTCACCGAGCCGCCGTTGGCGGGCGTTTGGGAGACCAACGGCGAGGGGCGCCGCAAGCTCACGCCGCGGCACAACGACCTCGATGGCGGCCCGACGAGAACGTTCTATGAAAGCAAAGAGGGCGACCCGTCGATCGCCGGAGAGTGGCGCCTGTTCTTCGATCGCCGACCCGCCGAGGAACTGTACTACGTCCCGGACGATCCCGATCAGATGCGGAACGTGGCGGAGGATCCTCGGTACGCCTCGGCGCTTGCGGATCTGCGTCAGCGGCTCGACAGCGAGTTGAACCGCGACGTCGATCCGCGGGTCGTGGGTGACGGGACCGCCTTCGATCGCCCTCCCTACGCCCCCGTGCCGGGCGTCATCGACGAGCACGGCCGCGTCCCAAGGCGCAAGCGTCGCTAG
- the zraR_2 gene encoding Transcriptional regulatory protein ZraR has protein sequence MPASQPAANGSLLLVDDDLQVLESMADWLRDQGFEVDTATGQNEAVERLTAKGYDLLLSDIRLQDGDGFDLLEQAQRRRPGMQVILLTGYGTPDSAIEAIRAGAFDYLTKPLIDDELLMAIERALGQRKVLEENTELKQQLDRKHGMGHIVGSDPRMGRVFDVIESVADTRATVLVTGESGTGKSLIARAIHTRSDRRTGPFVEVACGALPENLLESELFGHVAGAFTGAVSNKVGKFLQADGGTIFLDEIGTATAAMQVKLLRVLQELAFEAVGGSETHRVDVRVILATNEDLAKNVTDGTFRQDLYYRINVINLELPPLRARTSDIPLLAQKFLEEVREDANRPNVVGFADDAIGALQRYNWPGNVRELQNVVERCVLLGRNDTITLHDLPPELRVPGVAGSGAVSGYTGQTLKEALEGPERQIILEVLELNRWNRNETADQLGINRTTLYKKMKRLGLEDRAPAGS, from the coding sequence ATGCCCGCCTCTCAACCCGCCGCCAACGGATCGCTGCTGCTGGTCGATGACGACCTGCAGGTCCTCGAGTCGATGGCCGACTGGCTGCGTGACCAGGGCTTCGAGGTCGACACGGCGACCGGACAGAACGAAGCGGTCGAACGCCTCACCGCGAAGGGGTACGACCTGCTGCTCAGCGACATCCGCCTGCAGGACGGCGACGGCTTCGACCTGCTGGAGCAAGCGCAGCGCCGCCGGCCCGGCATGCAGGTCATCCTGCTCACGGGGTACGGCACGCCCGACTCGGCGATCGAAGCGATCCGCGCCGGGGCGTTCGACTACCTGACCAAACCGCTCATCGACGACGAGCTGCTCATGGCGATCGAGCGTGCCCTCGGGCAGCGCAAGGTCCTCGAGGAGAACACCGAGCTCAAGCAGCAGCTCGACCGCAAGCACGGCATGGGACACATCGTCGGCAGCGACCCGCGGATGGGGCGTGTGTTCGACGTGATCGAGAGCGTCGCCGACACGCGGGCGACCGTTCTGGTGACCGGCGAGAGCGGCACGGGTAAGAGCCTCATCGCCCGCGCGATCCACACCCGCAGCGACCGCCGCACCGGCCCGTTCGTCGAGGTCGCCTGCGGGGCGTTGCCCGAGAACCTGCTGGAGAGCGAGCTGTTCGGCCACGTCGCCGGCGCGTTCACCGGCGCGGTGAGCAACAAGGTCGGCAAGTTCCTCCAGGCGGACGGCGGCACGATCTTCCTCGACGAGATCGGCACCGCCACCGCGGCGATGCAGGTCAAGCTGCTCCGCGTGCTGCAGGAGCTCGCTTTCGAAGCGGTGGGCGGATCGGAGACGCACCGCGTCGACGTCCGCGTCATCCTCGCCACGAACGAGGACCTCGCGAAGAACGTAACCGACGGCACCTTCCGCCAGGACCTGTACTACCGCATCAACGTCATCAACCTCGAACTGCCCCCGCTGCGGGCGCGGACGAGCGACATCCCGCTGCTCGCTCAGAAGTTCCTCGAGGAGGTCCGCGAGGACGCGAACCGCCCGAACGTCGTCGGCTTCGCGGACGACGCGATCGGCGCCCTGCAACGCTACAACTGGCCGGGCAACGTCCGCGAGCTGCAGAACGTCGTCGAGCGGTGCGTGCTGCTGGGGCGCAACGACACGATCACCCTGCACGACCTGCCGCCCGAACTGCGCGTGCCGGGCGTCGCGGGGTCGGGCGCGGTGAGCGGCTACACGGGGCAGACTCTGAAGGAGGCCCTGGAAGGCCCCGAGCGGCAGATCATCCTCGAGGTGCTCGAACTGAACCGCTGGAACCGGAACGAGACAGCCGACCAGCTCGGCATCAACCGGACGACGCTCTACAAGAAGATGAAGCGTCTGGGGCTTGAGGATCGCGCGCCCGCGGGAAGCTAA
- the xerD_1 gene encoding Tyrosine recombinase XerD, with translation MRRQLGQFLRHLQRERNASEHTVKAYREDLAALAEFLAHEDGRTPDPAAITVPDLRGYLAALGEAGYAKSSISRRMSAVRSFFKFGLREGWVTANPAEPLHNPRKSRKLPQFLTGDEVSRLLSAPPADSALGLRDRAILETLYSAGLRVSELVGANDGDLDLDQGLLQVRGKGRKERLTPLGKYATGALRDWLGNRKLAKGESRGEETPLFTNRFGRRLTTRSVARLLEKHLATAGLDPRTSPHTLRHSFATHLLDRGADIRSVQELLGHSSLVTTQVYTHVSTRSLREAYEKAHPRAG, from the coding sequence GTGCGTCGCCAGCTCGGTCAGTTCTTGCGTCACCTGCAGCGCGAGCGCAACGCGTCGGAGCACACGGTCAAGGCGTACCGCGAGGACCTGGCGGCGCTGGCCGAGTTCCTCGCCCACGAGGACGGCCGCACGCCCGACCCAGCCGCCATCACCGTCCCCGACCTGCGGGGCTACCTGGCCGCCCTCGGCGAGGCGGGTTACGCGAAGAGCTCGATCTCGCGACGGATGTCCGCCGTCCGTTCGTTCTTCAAGTTCGGGCTCCGCGAGGGCTGGGTCACCGCGAACCCGGCCGAGCCGCTCCACAACCCGCGGAAGTCGCGGAAGCTGCCCCAGTTCCTGACGGGTGATGAGGTCTCGCGCCTGCTCTCGGCGCCGCCGGCGGATTCGGCGCTCGGGCTGCGCGACCGGGCGATCCTCGAAACGCTCTACTCCGCCGGGCTGCGCGTGAGCGAACTGGTCGGCGCGAACGACGGCGACCTCGATCTCGACCAGGGCTTGCTGCAAGTCCGCGGCAAGGGACGCAAAGAGCGGCTCACGCCCCTCGGCAAGTACGCCACCGGCGCGCTCCGCGACTGGCTCGGCAATCGGAAGCTCGCGAAGGGCGAGTCGCGTGGCGAGGAGACGCCGCTGTTCACCAACCGGTTCGGCCGTCGGCTCACGACACGGAGCGTCGCCCGGCTGCTCGAGAAGCACCTGGCGACCGCGGGGCTCGACCCGCGGACCTCGCCGCACACGCTGCGGCACAGTTTCGCGACGCACCTGCTGGACCGGGGCGCCGACATCCGCAGCGTGCAGGAACTGCTCGGCCACAGCAGCCTGGTCACCACGCAGGTCTACACGCACGTCAGCACCCGCAGCCTCCGCGAGGCGTACGAGAAGGCGCACCCCCGGGCGGGCTAG